A single window of Vigna unguiculata cultivar IT97K-499-35 chromosome 1, ASM411807v1, whole genome shotgun sequence DNA harbors:
- the LOC114165881 gene encoding early nodulin-70 produces MCRNSSNSEMVASNKSTLEEVLDIETNMSHQSQWVLNPPDPPSMLRQVLDNVKDILLPHSQPNTFSSLRNQPFSKRAFAFFQNVFPILASFQDYNAQKFKCDFMAGLTLAIFAIPQCMGNATLAQLSPEYGLYTGIVPPLIYALLASSREIVIGPGSVDSLLLSSMIQTLKLPIHDSIEYNKLVFTVTFFAGIFQVAFGLFRFGFLVEYISQSTIVGFLAAAAVGIGLQQLRGLFGIVNFTNKTALFSVLKSLWTSFKNQSAWHPYNFVIGFSFLCFILFTRFLGKRNKKLIWLSHVAPLLSIIVSSIIAYKINVDKPQMKDYRVEVLGPIKGGGSLNPSSFNQLTFDSKVVGHLMRIGLTIAIISLTGSIAVGRSFASLKGHSIDPNREVVSWGIMNIVGSLTSCYIASGSLSRTAVNYNAGSETMVSNIVMALTVLLSLKFLTGLLYFTPKAILAAIILSAVPGLIDLKKACEIWKVDKMDFLACAGAFFGVLFASAEIGLAVGCRSRFHSRR; encoded by the exons ATGTGCAGGAACTCTAGTAACTCAGAGATGGTAGCTTCAAACAAAAGCACGTTAGAAGAGGTTTTGGACATTGAGACCAACATGTCTCATCAGTCTCAGTGGGTGCTAAATCCTCCAGATCCACCCTCCATGCTGCGTCAGGTTCTGGACAACGTCAAGGACATCCTCTTACCACATTCTCAACCAAACACATTCTCTTCTCTCAGGAACCAGCCCTTTTCCAAACGCGCTTTTGCTTTCTTCCAGAACGTGTTTCCCATTCTTGCTTCATTCCAAGACTACAATGCTCAAAAGTTCAAGTGCGATTTCATGGCCGGGCTAACCCTTGCAATCTTCGCCATTCCTCAG TGTATGGGAAATGCAACATTGGCGCAGCTAAGTCCAGAATATGGCCTCT ATACAGGAATTGTTCCACCTCTTATTTATGCTTTGCTAGCGAGTTCAAGGGAAATAGTGATTGGACCTGGATCTGTAGATTCACTGCTACTTTCCTCAATGATTCAGACATTGAAACTTCCGATTCATGATTCTATTGAATACAATAAGCTTGTTTTCACTGTCACATTTTTTGCTGGCATCTTTCAAGTTGCTTTCGGCCTCTTTAG GTTTGGTTTTCTGGTGGAATATATTTCCCAATCGACGATCGTAGGGTTCTTGGCAGCAGCTGCAGTGGGCATTGGACTACAACAACTGAGAGGATTATTCGGGATCGTTAACTTCACCAACAAAACTGCTTTATTTTCCGTCCTCAAATCTCTTTGGACATCCTTCAAAAACCAA TCAGCGTGGCATCCCTACAACTTCGTTATTGGATTCTCCTTCCTATGCTTCATCCTATTCACCAGATTCCTG GGTAAAAGGAACAAGAAACTTATCTGGTTGTCACACGTTGCTCCTCTCCTTTCTATTATCGTATCCTCTATCATTGCGTACAAAATAAATGTGGACAAGCCTCAAATGAAGGACTACAGAGTTGAAGTGTTGGGACCAATCAAAGGAGGAGGTAGCTTGAATCCAAGCTCCTTCAATCAGCTAACATTTGATAGCAAAGTTGTGGGTCATTTGATGAGAATAGGCTTGACCATTGCTATTATTTCACTCACG GGATCTATTGCTGTGGGACGATCATTTGCATCTCTAAAAGGACACAGCATTGATCCCAACAGAGAAGTGGTGTCGTGGGGCATAATGAACATTGTTGGATCCTTAACTTCTTGCTATATTGCATCAG GGTCTTTGTCACGAACTGCTGTGAACTACAATGCAGGGTCAGAAACAATGGTGTCGAACATAGTGATGGCACTCACCGTGCTGTTGTCACTTAAATTTTTGACAGGGCTTTTGTATTTCACTCCGAAAGCAATCTTAGCAGCAATAATTCTTTCGGCTGTTCCAGGACTGATTGACCTAAAAAAAGCTTGTGAAATTTGGAAGGTTGATAAAATGGATTTCCTTGCTTGTGCTGGAGCCTTCTTCGGAGTCTTGTTTGCTTCTGCGGAAATAGGCCTCGCAGTTGgg TGCAGATCACGATTTCATTCGCGAAGATAA
- the LOC114179089 gene encoding FCS-Like Zinc finger 5-like encodes MLLGKRPRPPIMKRTTSMSGGMAVESPTTDEELVSDNPHHHHEPNIKVDPLLVAMERHHELVPQNLSEAKGSSYELYGQRSMGMVIPLSPTTSNNPRHSHNHTTNTVINTTSHFLRTCGLCKCRLAPDRRDIYMYRGDTAFCSLECREKQMKQDQRKEKWKAGSNKEHHRASPPPAKPSTKGETAACN; translated from the exons atgcTACTTGGAAAGCGCCCTCGCCCACCGATTATGAAAAGAACTACCAGCATGAGTGGTGGCATGGCCGTGGAATCGCCGACAACCGACGAGGAACTCGTCTCTGATAACCCTCACCATCATCATGAACCTAACATCAAAGTCGATCCACTTCTTGTTGCCATGGAAAGACATCATGAATTGGTGCCTCAAAATCTTTCTGAGGCCAAAGGGTCATCTTATGAATTATATGGGCAACGTTCGATGGGCATGGTCATACCACTTTCCCCGACAACCTCAAATAACCCTCGTCACAGTCACAACCACACAACAAACACTGTCATAAACACTACTTCTCACTTTCTTCGGACTTGTGGCCTCTGCAAGTGTCGCTTGGCACCCGATCGACGAGACATCTATATGTATAG GGGGGATACGGCATTTTGCAGTTTGGAGTGTAGGGAGAAGCAGATGAAGCAAGAtcagagaaaagaaaagtggAAGGCAGGGTCTAACAAGGAGCACCACCGTGCATCACCACCACCCGCCAAGCCTTCCACCAAAGGTGAAACGGCTGCGTGTAATTGA
- the LOC114191627 gene encoding inositol-3-phosphate synthase-like, whose product MFIENFKVESPNVKYTETEIQSVYNYETTELVHENRNGTYQWIVKPKSVKYEFKTNTHVPKLGVMLVGWGGNNGSTLTGGVIANREGISWATKDKIQQANYFGSLTQASAIRVGSFQGEEIYAPFKSLLPMVNPDDIVFGGWDISDMNLADAMGRAKVFDIDLQKQLRPYMESMVPLPGIYDPDFIAANQEERANNVIKGTKKEQVAQIIKDIKEFKAATKVDRVVVLWTANTERYSNLVVGLNDTTENLLAALDRNEAEISPSTLYAIACVMENVPFINGSPQNTFVPGLIDFAIEKNSLIGGDDFKSGQTKMKSVLVDFLVGAGIKPTSIVSYNHLGNNDGMNLSAPQTFRSKEISKSNVVDDMVNSNALLYEPGEHPDHVVVIKYVPYVGDSKRAMDEYTSEIFMGGKSTIVLHNTCEDSLLAAPIILDLVLLAELSTRIQFKAEKEGKFHSFHPVATILSYLTKAPLVPPGTPVVNALSKQRAMLENILRACVGLAPENNMILEYK is encoded by the exons ATGTTCATTGAGAATTTTAAGGTTGAGAGTCCTAATGTGAAGTACACCGAGACCGAGATTCAGTCCGTCTATAATTACGAAACCACCGAGCTTGTTCACGAGAACAGGAACGGCACCTATCAGTGGATTGTCAAACCCAAATCCgtcaaatatgaatttaaaaccAACACCCATGTCCCTAAATTGGG GGTAATGCTTGTGGGGTGGGGTGGAAACAACGGTTCAACCCTCACCGGTGGTGTTATTGCAAACAGAGA GGGCATTTCATGGGCAACAAAGGACAAGATTCAACAAGCCAATTATTTTGGTTCCCTCACCCAAGCTTCTGCCATCCGAGTTGGGTCCTTCCAGGGAGAGGAGATCTATGCTCCATTCAAGAGCCTTCTTCCAATG GTTAACCCTGACGACATTGTGTTTGGGGGATGGGATATCAGTGACATGAACCTGGCTGATGCGATGGGTAGGGCCAAGGTGTTTGACATCGATTTGCAGAAGCAGTTGAGGCCTTATATGGAATCCATGGTTCCACTCCCTGGAATCTATGACCCAGATTTCATTGCTGCCAACCAAGAAGAACGTGCCAACAATGTGATCAAGGGCACAAAGAAAGAACAAGTTGCACAAATCATCAAAGACATTAA GGAGTTTAAAGCAGCCACCAAAGTGGACAGGGTGGTTGTCCTGTGGACTGCCAACACAGAGAGGTACAGTAATTTGGTTGTGGGTCTAAATGACACCACGGAGAACCTCTTGGCTGCTCTGGACAGAAATGAGGCTGAGATTTCTCCCTCCACCTTGTATGCCATCGCTTGTGTTATGGAAAATGTTCCATTCATCAACGGAAGCCCTCAGAACACTTTTGTTCCAG GGCTGATTGATTTTGCCATCGAGAAAAACAGTTTGATTGGAGGAGATGACTTTAAGAGTGGTCAGACCAAGATGAAATCCGTGCTGGTAGATTTCCTTGTGGGGGCTGGTATCAAG CCAACATCAATAGTTAGTTACAACCATCTGGGAAATAATGATGGTATGAATCTCTCTGCTCCACAAACCTTCCGTTCCAAGGAAATCTCCAAGAGCAATGTTGTTGATGATATGGTCAACAGCAATGCCCTCCTCTATGAGCCCGGTGAACATCCTGACCATGTTGTTGTTATTAAG TATGTGCCTTACGTTGGGGACAGCAAGAGAGCCATGGATGAGTACACTTCTGAGATATTCATGGGTGGAAAGAGCACCATTGTTTTGCACAACACATGCGAGGATTCTCTCTTAGCTGCTCCTATTATCTTAGACTTGGTCCTTCTTGCTGAGCTTAGCACTCGTATCCAGTTCAAGGCTGAAAAGGAG GGAAAATTCCACTCATTCCACCCAGTTGCTACCATTCTCAGTTACCTGACCAAGGCTCCTTTG GTTCCACCGGGTACACCAGTGGTGAATGCATTGTCGAAGCAGCGTGCCATGCTGGAAAACATTCTGAGAGCTTGTGTTGGACTTGCCCCAGAGAATAACATGATTCTTGAGTACAAGTGA
- the LOC114162189 gene encoding protein DOWNSTREAM OF FLC has translation MATRVLLLMALALFIFPVATATLHVKGSVYCDTCRAGFETNVTFYIEGARVGIQCKERKSLKVAFYTEGVTDSTGTYHIEVENDHGDHICECMLVKSPIKWCSTPDSGRDRSSIVLTHYKNGIVNHLHYANAMGYLRDQPLPQCHNLLKYYLADSDF, from the exons ATGGCAACGAGGGTGCTGTTGTTGATGGCCCTCGCACTCTTTATCTTCCCCGTTGCTACAGCAACATTACATGTCAAAGGTTCCGTTTACTGTGATACTTGCCGTGCTGGATTCGAAACCAATGTCACCTTTTACATTGAAG GTGCAAGGGTTGGAATTCAGTGCAAAGAAAGGAAGAGCTTGAAGGTAGCTTTCTACACGGAGGGTGTGACGGATTCGACGGGGACATATCACATCGAGGTTGAAAATGACCATGGCGACCATATTTGCGAATGCATGCTTGTTAAAAGCCCTATTAAATGGTGTAGTACCCCAGATTCTGGGCGTGACAGATCCAGCATAGTCCTAACCCACTACAAAAATGGCATAGTCAACCATCTTCACTACGCTAATGCCATGGGTTACCTCAGGGACCAACCCTTGCCTCAATGCCACAATCTGCTTAAATACTACTTGGCAGACTCCGATTTTTGA
- the LOC114163673 gene encoding putative ETHYLENE INSENSITIVE 3-like 4 protein: protein MVLINEEIAPYMVQEEITEEENEEESIDYDQLKKRMWKDRILLQKLKEKREKQEPDKEAKLEASRRKKMSRAQDSVLKYMVKIMEVCNAQGFVYGIVPEKGKPVSGSSDSLREWWKDQIRFDHSAPTAISNYLPLFEKDEMDITSYIHLLQDLQDSTLGSLLSALLQHCVPPQRKFPLERGLSPPWWPTGEEVWWGEQGLLAQEHGPPPYRKPHDLKKAWKVSVLAAIIKHISPDFDKLRRLVTQSKTLQDKMTAKDSATWSKVMNQEEVLLGMTDKCLKISLSEEDVENHEEGGEASCSAQLLKRKYSFGSASEDDKLYPCQNVECPQSELSMGFLDKNMRLDHEALCAYRTEDSQVPFHRYLSNEASPITSLDDWMNLAIQNDAKVLEAAGGSGTLEDDVCYWLNGVENLELQAALEILVKDNQDFDQEDATSIWDLP, encoded by the coding sequence atggtGTTGATCAACGAAGAAATTGCGCCCTACATGGTGCAAGAGGAAATCACCGAAGAAGAGAACGAGGAAGAGAGCATCGACTATGACCAGCTGAAGAAACGCATGTGGAAGGATAGGATTCTGCTACAGAAGCTGAAGGAGAAGCGTGAGAAACAAGAGCCAGACAAGGAAGCAAAATTGGAGGCGTCGAGAAGGAAGAAGATGTCAAGAGCACAAGACTCGGTCCTCAAGTACATGGTGAAGATCATGGAAGTCTGCAACGCCCAAGGTTTTGTTTATGGCATCGTCCCAGAAAAGGGAAAGCCCGTGTCTGGTTCCTCCGACAGCTTGCGCGAGTGGTGGAAGGACCAAATCCGCTTTGACCATAGCGCCCCCACTGCAATATCAAATTACCTGCCACTCTTTGAAAAAGATGAGATGGATATAACTTCTTATATTCACCTCCTCCAAGACCTGCAAGACTCTACCTTAGGTTCTCTCTTATCTGCTCTCCTGCAACACTGTGTCCCTCCACAGAGAAAGTTCCCTCTGGAGAGAGGCTTATCTCCCCCTTGGTGGCCCACTGGGGAGGAGGTTTGGTGGGGTGAGCAGGGCCTTCTGGCCCAAGAACATGGCCCACCACCTTATAGAAAGCCCCATGACCTGAAAAAGGCCTGGAAAGTTTCTGTTCTGGCTGCAATTATCAAACACATATCACCTGATTTTGATAAACTGAGAAGGTTGGTGACTCAGTCGAAGACCTTGCAAGATAAGATGACAGCGAAGGATAGTGCAACTTGGTCCAAAGTCATGAACCAAGAAGAGGTTTTACTAGGAATGACTGATAAGTGCCTCAAAATATCTCTCTCAGAGGAAGATGTTGAGAACCATGAAGAGGGAGGAGAAGCTTCTTGCTCTGCTCAACTTTTGAAGAGGAAGTACTCTTTTGGGAGTGCAAGCGAGGATGATAAGCTATATCCATGTCAAAACGTTGAGTGTCCGCAGAGCGAGTTGTCTATGGGGTTTTTGGATAAGAACATGAGGTTGGACCATGAAGCTCTGTGTGCCTACCGCACAGAGGATAGCCAAGTTCCTTTTCATCGTTATCTCTCCAATGAAGCATCACCAATCACGAGTTTAGATGATTGGATGAATTTGGCTATTCAGAATGATGCGAAGGTGCTGGAGGCTGCTGGTGGGAGTGGAACATTGGAAGATGACGTTTGTTACTGGCTTAATGGTGTTGAAAATCTTGAACTGCAAGCTGCACTGGAGATATTAGTGAAAGATAACCAGGACTTTGATCAAGAGGATGCAACCTCAATTTGGGACCTGCCATAG